From the Petroclostridium xylanilyticum genome, the window GTTTGTTTTAAGAAAGCCCGAGGAACATGCAAAAATGCTTGTAGCAAAGAATTCGGCAGCTTAATACGTACATGCTCAATGTTTAGTTTTCAATGTCCAGCCGACCAGCTATTTTATGTTTACTAATAGTAGGTGGTTTTGTTGTCATGCCTTTTTTTAATGTCCATTGCTTTGAAGTCTTTCTAAAAAATTTTTTAAAAAACTATTGACAACAATTAGCTGGTCTGAAATTAAAATATTTTTTTATTTTATAGTTTTTATAATGTACTTGAAAACTATAGAAACCTAAGTCCTGACATTCAAGTACAAATTTTATTTTTGACTTGATCCTATATTTATTTATTTATTTTTCATCTGATCCAATAAAACAGCAGCTACAATTATTACGCCTTTTACAATCTGCTGCCAGTAAGCAGAAACATTTAACAAATCCATCCCATTATTGATTACACCAATGATAAGCGCACCTGTAATGGTTCCAGCTACTGTGCCTATTCCTCCTGTACTCAAACTGGTCCCCCCGATTACAGCTGCTGCAATGGCATCCAGTTCATAAGATACGCCCAAACCAGGCTGTCCGGAACTAATACGAGCGGTTAATACTATTCCTGCAAGAGCTGCTAAAAATGATGCATAAGTATATACTAAAACCTTAACTTTATTGACGTTTACACCTGATATGATTGCTGCCTGTTCATTACCACCTATCGCATAGACATGTCTTCCGAATTTTGTGTTGTTTAACATAATATGTGTGATTGTTGCTACAAATAGCAGGATAATTATAGGAACGGGTATACCCATAATTTTTCCGGCACCAAGGAATATGAATTCATTGGTAAAATTTCCGATTGGTTTGCCATTACTATATAACAGTGCAGCTCCTCTTGCGACAGTCATCATACCTAAAGTGACAATAAAAGGAGGAATTTTTGCCTTTGCGATAATTGAACCGTTAACAGCACCACAGAGCACTCCCATTGCAAGACCTAAAAGCACAGGTACTACTAGAGGATACGTATTTGGATGTGCGAAACTCGCACTCACAACTGATGCCAATGCAATAACAGAACCGGAAGACAGGTCAATTCCGGTAGTGATAATAACCATTGTAACACCAATTCCCACCATTGCAATAAAAGATATTTGCCTTACTACATTCATAAGATTTATAACTGTTAAAAACGATGGAGAAAGGACAGACATTAGAACAACCAATGCAATTAGTATAAAAAATATTCCATAACGGTTATACATTTGCTTGAAATTAGATATTGATACGGTATTATTTAATGTTTTGTTATTAATTTTTGCTTCCCCATGTTTAAGCGCCATCTTGTTTCCTCCTAACCTATTACATGATTTTAATTTACGGCTACTCCTGTTGCATATTCGAGTACTTTTTCCTGAGTTGCTTCAAACCTATCAAGCTCTCCAGTTATTTTACCTTCATGCATTACCAAAATTCTATCACTCATGCCCAGAATCTCAGGCAGCTCAGAGGATATCATAATAACCGCCTTTCCTTGTTGGGCTAGTTTGCTCATCAATCTGTGAATTTCAGATTTTGCTCCTACATCAATTCCTCTTGTTGGCTCGTCTAAGATTAATATATCCGGGTCAGTTAACAACCACCGGGATATTAAAACTTTCTGTTGATTACCACCGCTTAAATTCTTTATTTTTTGGTTCATATTAGGTGTCTTTATAGCTAGTTTATCTTTTTCCTGTTGACAGACTTCTTCTATTTTCTTTTTATTGAGGAACAAACCATTAATAAATTT encodes:
- a CDS encoding ABC transporter permease, whose product is MALKHGEAKINNKTLNNTVSISNFKQMYNRYGIFFILIALVVLMSVLSPSFLTVINLMNVVRQISFIAMVGIGVTMVIITTGIDLSSGSVIALASVVSASFAHPNTYPLVVPVLLGLAMGVLCGAVNGSIIAKAKIPPFIVTLGMMTVARGAALLYSNGKPIGNFTNEFIFLGAGKIMGIPVPIIILLFVATITHIMLNNTKFGRHVYAIGGNEQAAIISGVNVNKVKVLVYTYASFLAALAGIVLTARISSGQPGLGVSYELDAIAAAVIGGTSLSTGGIGTVAGTITGALIIGVINNGMDLLNVSAYWQQIVKGVIIVAAVLLDQMKNK